In a genomic window of Candidatus Desulfatibia profunda:
- a CDS encoding ATP-dependent helicase yields MKNSDRISYNEALNPSQLKAVNFDEGPLLVIAGAGSGKTRTLTYRVARLVEKGVAPSSILLLTFTRKASLEMLKRAALLLDNRCEKVAGGTFHSFANATLRKYASKLGFRRDFSILDRVDSEALISMLRKEIISVSGHRSFPRKHSLAAIFSRAANKVLTVAEVILNDYPHFASNLDAIITLYNTYNRHKVENFLCDYDDLLVYLKTLLEDHQDIRDRISSLYHYIMVDEYQDTNLTQAEIIRLLAGRRQNVMVVGDDSQSIYAFRGANFKNIMKFPEIFPGTRIIRLEENYRSVQPILSLANVIIERAKEKYSKILFTRRPGGPLPVLVRADTENSQSRFVVAKIRELNQSGIPLKQIAVLFRANFHSFDLEIELNRAAIPFVKVGGFKFIESAHIKDFLAHLRVLSNPYDSVCWQRILLLLDRIGSKNAQKIYEAILAEKSGYAGIFSVKTKKVQSSGFKGLADLFALIDSTPMSVTQAGEAVFNYYVSILKDKYDDHPKRTKDLEQLLNIMGRYRTISAFLTDMALEPPNTSFGASFATDDPVDDRLILSTVHSAKGLEWHTVFIIWALEGRFPSIHALHNEEDLEEELRLMYVAATRAKENLFFTYPSQIYDRASGMVLNRPSRFIADIPGNILKKYTTEG; encoded by the coding sequence ATGAAAAACAGCGATCGCATTTCTTATAACGAAGCACTGAACCCTTCCCAACTGAAAGCGGTCAATTTTGATGAAGGCCCGCTTCTGGTTATTGCCGGCGCCGGCAGCGGAAAAACCAGAACGCTTACTTACAGGGTTGCCCGACTCGTGGAAAAAGGCGTTGCGCCGAGTTCAATTCTACTTTTGACATTTACACGCAAAGCATCCCTTGAGATGTTGAAACGAGCGGCCCTGCTGCTGGACAACCGGTGTGAAAAGGTTGCAGGCGGAACATTTCACTCTTTTGCCAATGCCACCCTGCGAAAATACGCATCAAAATTGGGATTCAGGAGGGATTTTTCTATACTTGACCGTGTTGATTCGGAAGCTCTCATCAGTATGCTGCGAAAAGAAATAATTTCCGTCAGCGGACATCGTTCTTTTCCTAGAAAGCATTCCCTGGCGGCCATCTTCAGCCGGGCAGCAAATAAAGTCCTGACGGTTGCAGAAGTCATTTTAAATGACTATCCGCATTTTGCTTCCAATTTGGATGCTATTATTACACTCTACAATACATACAACCGGCATAAAGTCGAGAATTTTTTATGCGATTACGATGATCTTCTTGTGTACTTAAAAACCCTTCTGGAAGATCACCAGGACATCCGCGACCGGATTTCTTCTTTGTATCATTATATAATGGTTGATGAATACCAGGACACCAACCTGACCCAAGCCGAAATCATACGCCTGCTTGCCGGTAGGCGCCAGAACGTTATGGTTGTGGGTGACGATTCCCAGAGCATCTATGCTTTCAGGGGTGCAAATTTTAAAAATATCATGAAGTTTCCGGAAATATTCCCAGGTACCCGAATCATCAGGCTCGAAGAGAACTATCGAAGTGTTCAACCCATATTAAGCCTTGCCAATGTGATTATCGAGCGGGCAAAGGAAAAATATTCTAAAATTCTTTTTACGCGTCGGCCCGGTGGTCCTTTGCCGGTTCTTGTGAGAGCAGACACTGAAAACAGCCAGTCGCGGTTTGTGGTTGCAAAAATTCGCGAACTGAATCAAAGTGGCATACCCTTAAAACAAATTGCCGTGCTTTTCCGGGCCAATTTTCATTCCTTTGATCTTGAGATTGAACTCAACCGGGCTGCCATCCCTTTTGTCAAGGTGGGTGGTTTCAAATTCATCGAATCGGCACATATAAAAGATTTTCTGGCCCATTTAAGGGTGCTGTCCAATCCTTACGACAGCGTTTGTTGGCAGCGAATACTCCTGCTGTTGGACCGTATCGGTTCTAAAAATGCCCAGAAAATCTACGAAGCGATTTTGGCTGAAAAATCCGGATATGCAGGAATTTTCTCCGTCAAAACCAAAAAGGTTCAGAGCAGCGGCTTCAAAGGGCTCGCGGATCTTTTTGCACTTATCGATTCCACTCCCATGTCCGTAACTCAAGCCGGTGAAGCTGTTTTTAATTACTATGTGTCTATTTTGAAAGATAAATATGACGATCACCCCAAACGGACAAAGGATCTTGAGCAGCTTTTGAACATTATGGGACGATACCGCACCATCAGTGCGTTTTTAACCGATATGGCCCTTGAGCCGCCGAATACCAGCTTCGGCGCCTCCTTTGCAACCGATGATCCGGTTGACGACCGGCTAATCCTTTCCACCGTGCACTCGGCCAAAGGTCTAGAATGGCATACGGTTTTTATTATCTGGGCCCTGGAAGGGCGATTTCCCTCAATCCATGCGTTGCACAACGAAGAAGACCTGGAAGAGGAATTGAGGCTCATGTATGTCGCCGCAACGCGGGCCAAGGAAAATCTGTTTTTTACCTATCCAAGCCAAATCTACGACAGAGCCTCAGGGATGGTCCTGAACCGTCCTTCCCGTTTTATCGCCGATATTCCGGGCAACATCCTCAAAAAATATACAACAGAAGGATAA
- the alr gene encoding alanine racemase, translated as MGEKLLDTPLIWAEVDLDAIAHNVRALRRITNPDARLMAVVKANAYGHGAPEVTRRALENGADVLGVARLNEGIELRNAGFDAPILIFGYTPPVLAKKLVEFDLTQTVWSYQTAEALSAAVPFGKPINVHLKVDSGMGRLGLLPDCRRLPALGADSTMNALREVESIARLPGLRLEGVYTHFASADSADKSYALKQFEIFVEFLDELRKAGIDIPVRHAANSAAMIDLPETHLDLVRPGISIYGLYPSDEVDKRRIQLKPAMTLKARVVHLKKVPAGFKISYGMTYETQAPTTIASVPVGYADGFSRLLSSRGHMLVGGRRVPIVGRVCMDQTMLDVGHVPNVELEDEVVVFGRQGDALISVDEIAASLNTINYEIVSALTARIPIIYL; from the coding sequence ATGGGAGAGAAACTCTTGGATACTCCGCTAATCTGGGCAGAAGTTGATCTGGATGCCATCGCGCACAATGTACGCGCTTTGCGCCGAATCACCAATCCCGACGCCCGCCTGATGGCGGTTGTCAAGGCCAATGCCTATGGGCACGGGGCTCCGGAGGTTACCCGCCGGGCCTTGGAAAACGGCGCCGATGTCCTGGGGGTTGCCAGATTAAACGAGGGCATTGAACTCAGAAACGCAGGTTTTGACGCACCGATTCTGATTTTCGGCTACACGCCGCCTGTGCTTGCCAAAAAGCTGGTCGAGTTTGACCTGACCCAGACCGTCTGGTCATATCAAACCGCCGAAGCACTGTCGGCGGCGGTTCCCTTCGGCAAGCCGATCAACGTTCATCTGAAAGTCGACTCCGGCATGGGAAGGCTCGGCCTGCTGCCGGATTGCCGCCGGTTGCCGGCACTTGGCGCCGATTCCACGATGAACGCCCTCCGAGAGGTCGAATCGATTGCACGGCTTCCCGGCCTTCGGCTCGAAGGCGTGTACACGCACTTTGCCTCGGCCGACAGCGCCGACAAATCGTATGCCCTAAAGCAGTTTGAAATATTCGTTGAGTTTCTGGATGAACTTAGAAAAGCCGGTATCGATATTCCCGTTCGTCACGCCGCCAACAGCGCGGCGATGATCGACTTGCCTGAAACCCACCTGGATCTGGTGCGCCCCGGCATTTCGATTTACGGGCTTTACCCTTCTGATGAAGTGGACAAGCGCCGCATTCAGCTGAAACCCGCCATGACCCTGAAAGCCAGGGTGGTTCATTTAAAAAAGGTTCCCGCCGGTTTTAAAATCAGCTACGGCATGACCTATGAAACTCAAGCGCCAACCACCATCGCCTCGGTACCGGTCGGTTATGCCGACGGATTCAGCCGTCTTCTGTCGTCCCGGGGCCATATGCTGGTCGGCGGACGCCGGGTGCCCATCGTCGGGCGGGTGTGTATGGACCAGACCATGCTGGATGTAGGTCATGTGCCGAACGTGGAGCTTGAAGACGAGGTGGTCGTTTTCGGCCGCCAGGGTGATGCATTGATCTCTGTGGATGAAATCGCCGCATCGCTCAACACCATCAACTACGAGATCGTATCCGCTTTAACCGCCCGCATCCCTATCATTTACTTGTAG
- the ald gene encoding alanine dehydrogenase codes for MIVGILKEIKTEEHRVCMIPAGVEVMKHHGHTVLVEKSAGMDSGFKDSDYVSAGAEIIKTPAEIYNRAGMIMHVKEPLPPEYDLIRKGQIIFTFLHLAASEELTRVLIKRRSVNIAHETIQKSDGSLPLLTPMSEVAGRMAIQQGAKYLEIAHGGEGVLLGGVPGVNSGTVVIIGGGVVGTQAAKTACGLGARVYVLDTNLERLRYLSDIMPRNCFPLMSTPATIRELIQKADVIVGAVLIPGAKAPRLITRAMLKSMKKGAVIVDVAIDQGGCFETSRPTTHNDPIYTVDGIIHYCVANMPGGVAKTSTLALTNATLPYAVEIADKGWKRAFKENPEIKLGANVVNGKVTYKGVADAFGLKYVPIDSLLER; via the coding sequence ATGATTGTTGGAATTCTCAAGGAGATAAAAACCGAAGAACACCGTGTTTGCATGATCCCGGCAGGCGTAGAGGTGATGAAACACCACGGGCATACCGTACTGGTTGAAAAAAGCGCCGGCATGGACAGCGGTTTCAAGGACAGCGACTATGTGAGTGCCGGGGCTGAAATAATAAAGACACCCGCAGAAATATACAACCGCGCCGGGATGATCATGCATGTCAAAGAACCGTTGCCGCCCGAGTATGACCTCATCCGCAAGGGCCAGATCATTTTCACCTTTCTGCACCTGGCCGCATCCGAGGAACTGACCAGGGTCCTGATAAAGCGCCGCAGCGTCAATATCGCCCATGAAACCATTCAAAAATCAGATGGGTCTTTGCCGCTGTTGACGCCGATGAGTGAAGTGGCCGGGCGCATGGCCATACAGCAGGGAGCCAAGTACCTTGAGATAGCCCACGGCGGCGAAGGCGTTCTGCTGGGCGGCGTGCCCGGGGTCAACTCCGGTACGGTCGTCATTATCGGCGGGGGGGTCGTTGGAACTCAGGCAGCCAAAACAGCCTGCGGCTTGGGCGCCAGGGTTTATGTGCTTGACACCAATCTGGAGCGCCTGCGCTATTTGAGCGATATCATGCCCAGGAACTGCTTTCCGCTGATGTCCACGCCGGCGACCATACGCGAGCTGATCCAAAAAGCCGATGTGATCGTAGGAGCTGTTCTCATTCCGGGGGCCAAGGCTCCCAGACTGATCACCCGCGCGATGCTGAAAAGCATGAAAAAGGGTGCTGTGATTGTGGATGTTGCCATCGATCAGGGCGGCTGCTTCGAAACCTCCAGGCCAACGACGCATAATGATCCGATTTATACGGTTGACGGGATCATACATTACTGTGTGGCCAACATGCCGGGCGGTGTTGCCAAGACATCCACCCTGGCTTTAACCAATGCAACGTTGCCGTACGCGGTTGAAATCGCCGATAAGGGCTGGAAAAGAGCATTTAAGGAAAACCCGGAAATCAAGCTTGGCGCCAATGTCGTTAACGGGAAAGTCACCTACAAGGGCGTTGCCGACGCTTTCGGCCTAAAATATGTTCCCATCGACAGCCTGTTGGAACGTTAA